Proteins from one Impatiens glandulifera chromosome 2, dImpGla2.1, whole genome shotgun sequence genomic window:
- the LOC124925951 gene encoding transcription initiation factor IIB-like — protein sequence MADSYCPECKRPTEVVFDHSAGDTVCSECGLVLEAHNIDETSEWRTFANETGDNDPVRVGGPTNPLLTDGGLSTVISKPTGGGEYLSSSLGRWQNRGSNPDRSLIQAFKAIATMSDKLGLVATIKDRANEIYKKVEDQKPKPLKGRNQDAILAACIYIACRQEDKPRTVKEICLVANGASKKEIGRAKEFIVKQLEIEMGQSMEMGTIHAGDFLRRFCSHLCMTNQAVKAAQEAVHKSEELDIRRSPISIAAAVIYIITQLSDEKKFLKDISLATGVAEGTIRNSYKDIYPYASRIVPNWYAKDEDLRNLSNP from the exons ATGGCGGATTCGTATTGCCCGGAATGTAAGAGACCGACGGAGGTTGTGTTTGATCACTCCGCCGGAGACACAGTCTGCTCCGAGTGTGGTCTTGTGCTGGAGGCTCATAACATTGACGAAACCTCCGAATGGAGAACATTCGCCAACGAGACCGGCGACAACGACCCTGTCCGAGTCGGAGGACCAACTAATCCTCTGCTCACCGATGGAGGCCTCTCCACCGTCATTTCCAAACCTACTGGCGGCGGCGAATATCTATCTTCCTCCCTCGGCCGTTGGCAGAATCGTGGTTCCAATCCTGATCGATCTCTCATTCAGGCTTTCAAAGCCATCGCTACAATGTCCGACAAGTTGGGACTTGTTGCAACAATAAAGGATAGAGCAAATgagatatataaaaaagtggaagatcaaaaaccaaaaccatTGAAGGGAAGGAATCAGGATGCCATTTTAGCAGCTTGTATCTACATTGCATGTAGACAAGAAGATAAGCCTCGCACTGTAAAAG AAATATGTTTGGTCGCCAATGGAGCTTCTAAGAAGGAGATAGGCCGTGCCAAGGAGTTTATTGTCAAACAGTTGGAAATCGAGATGGGTCAGTCCATGGAAATGGGAACTATTCATGCTGGAGATTTTCTA AGACGATTCTGTTCCCACCTTTGCATGACTAACCAAGCAGTTAAGGCTGCACAAGAGGCTGTTCACAAATCTGAAGAACTTGACATAAG GAGAAGCCCAATCTCCATAGCAGCAGCTGTAATTTATATCATCACCCAGTTATCAGATGAAAAGAAATTCCTCAAAG ATATTTCACTAGCTACTGGAGTTGCTGAAGGAACTATAAGAAATTCTTATAAAGATATATACCCATATGCTTCTAGGATTGTACCAAACTGGTATGCCAAGGATGAAGACCTCAGAAACTTGTCCAACCCTTGA